The following is a genomic window from Paenibacillus sp. FSL R5-0766.
ACCGCATTGAGTCCATTGTTCAACGCACACGTGTTGGCGGTGGTGAGATTGTGAACCTGCTTGGTAACGGCAGTGCATATTACGCACCGGCGGCTTCACTTGTTCAGATGACCGAAGCGATTTTGAAGGACAAGAAACGTATCATTCCAGTGATCGCTTATCTTGAAGGTGAATATGGCTATAATGATCTGTTCCTCGGTGTACCAACCATTTTGGGTGGTAACGGCATTGAGAAAATATTCGAACTTGAACTGACAACGGAAGAAAAAGCAGGGTTGGATAAATCGGCTGATTCGGTTCGCAACGTCATTTCGGTAGTAAACCTGTAAGTTTGAAAACTTTTTGAACAGAAGCTAAAAGAAAACCTCCGGTAAACCCGGAGGTTTTCTTTTCTTTGGATAAGTTCCCCAGTATAATGAGATGTGATGTATAGCACACCGAAAATGTTGAGGAGGATGAAAATTTTGACAATGATTATGTATTTGCTCCATATTGTTGGAGCACTGGCGATGGGATTCTATTTGATTCTGCCATTTGTGGTCGGTAAAATCCGTACTTTGAATGCCGCAGCACAAGAGGGAGCCTTTGCATCGCTTCGTTCTTTGAACAAAGTCGCGCAGTATGGACTTGTAATCCAACTTCTTACTGGTGGTTACCTGATGACCAAAGGTGAGTACTCTCATGTCTGGATGGCTGTCGTTGTTGTTCTGCTCTTGGCTATTGCGGCTATTGGAGGAATTATGGGTAAACCACTGCGACTCGCTGCAGAAGGTGTGAAAAACAAACGTGATGTGGGTCCTGAGCAAAGCAAGATCCGTATGTTCAGTACACTTCTGGCTGTATTCTTGCTAATCATGGTGTACCTGATGGTGAATAATCAGGTAATCTAAGTGCGTTGTGGACGGTTAATCCATCCTACGAAGATGTATTGTTAGTTGTTGGTTAAGCGTTTGCAGACGTATTTAGGACAATCCGGATGATATGTAGGATGGTGTTTCGTTGAAGATGAAAAATAGACAGCCTCATTGGCTGTCTATTTTTTTATTACCGAGATGAAATCAGCAGTCCTCGGTGTATTTGAACTGGAACTAGAGGGATCACTACCCTTCATAACAGCATGCATATTCCATCAGACACGGTTTACATTGGTTAGGTTGTACTCACAGTATACGCACGCACTGCATTTCGACCATTGCGCTTGGATTCGTACAAGGCAGTATCCGCGTCGCGTAACAAGGACTCCAGCGAATCTGACCCTCCTTTGTACTGGGCAATACCAAAGCTTGAGGTCAGCGTAATAGGCACTCCCTTAACGTCCAGGGGGTCATTCAACAAGGCAACTCTCAGTTGTTCGGCAAGTTTCTCGGCTTCTTGAAGCGAGGTATTCGGAAGAGCGATGACAAACTCTTCGCCTCCATAACGGGCGAACAACATCTCAGGGCTTAAATAACGATTACAAACAGAGACCACATGAATGATGGCCTGATCGCCAACATCATGCCCGTAGGTATCGTTGATGCGTTTAAAGTAATCAATATCAAATAAAATAAATGAGACAGGTTGCGGATTAAGCTGAGCTTCACTCAAAATCTCCCGACCTCTATACAAAAATTGAGTGCGGTTATAGATTTTGGTCAGACCATCGAAATAAGCCAGTTGTTTCAGCTGTTCTTGCAAGAATCGTTGTTCCGTTATATCGATTAACATAATTAGACTGCCCACAGTCTGTGCATCCTTGTTATACACGTAAGATGTCCTGACCTGGTAACAGACGGTCTCTCCATTTAACTGCCAGTACAGATCGGTTTGCAATCCTTCTCTTCCGTATTCAACGGGAAACGTCTTTCCAGCAAGATTGAGCCAGATCTCATCCAAGGGTTGGCCAATCATGGTTGTATCAAGCTCTGGCAACATGTCACGCAGAGATCGGTTGTAATCGACCAGTCGATTGAAACTATCCAGTACAATAACACCTTCACGCATGCTCTCGAAAATACTGTCTTTGGCGATGGGTACGATGGTCAGTAGACGTGAGGATAGAATCGCCCAGATATACATAGCAGATGTGATACACATGAGTACGGGTACGGGGTCCATCCCGCCGGGGGTCACACCAAGCAAATACAGAAAAGCTGCGACCATAGGAATAATCTGTGAGGTAATGAGAGTAAGTAATTGACGACGATACATCTTCTTGGTATGTCTCCATTGTCCAATCAGGATGAGGCAGGCACATAACAGACAGGAGAAGGTGAATGCACCGTGTACAACATACCATTGACCCACTGCGATATCCATCAGAGGAACGGGACTATCTTCTCTCAGCCATACTTTTTTATAAAATAGATGATGAAAGTCATTGGTTGCAACCATAGCTAGTGTAATGGAAGGGATTACAAACAATGAGGCAGTTACCTTTTTGGATAACGTTTTTCCAGTGTACTTTATCATTAACATGAGGCCAAGAGAT
Proteins encoded in this region:
- a CDS encoding histidine kinase N-terminal 7TM domain-containing protein, which encodes MESHINSYITLVATSAVLNVFLCLYTYFRRSEIPSSKIFILYTAALSIYTFGYAIELASNTLEQMMFWTTVEYIGMPFSASLGLMLMIKYTGKTLSKKVTASLFVIPSITLAMVATNDFHHLFYKKVWLREDSPVPLMDIAVGQWYVVHGAFTFSCLLCACLILIGQWRHTKKMYRRQLLTLITSQIIPMVAAFLYLLGVTPGGMDPVPVLMCITSAMYIWAILSSRLLTIVPIAKDSIFESMREGVIVLDSFNRLVDYNRSLRDMLPELDTTMIGQPLDEIWLNLAGKTFPVEYGREGLQTDLYWQLNGETVCYQVRTSYVYNKDAQTVGSLIMLIDITEQRFLQEQLKQLAYFDGLTKIYNRTQFLYRGREILSEAQLNPQPVSFILFDIDYFKRINDTYGHDVGDQAIIHVVSVCNRYLSPEMLFARYGGEEFVIALPNTSLQEAEKLAEQLRVALLNDPLDVKGVPITLTSSFGIAQYKGGSDSLESLLRDADTALYESKRNGRNAVRAYTVSTT